CCGCTCCACGAAGGTCAGATGCGGATGCTCCGCCACGACGGTGGCGCGCCTCGAGCAGCGCCACTTCGCCCGCGAGGTCGGCGAACTTGCGTTGGAAGTAGGCGAGTGCCTCGTCGGGAGTCCCGTCGGGGAACTGACCCACGACACGCCACTCGTCGCCTTCGCGCACCGAGACAGTGCCGTCGTCGTCGACGCGTCCCCAGGGAACGCCGGCGTCGGATACGGCAGGTACGACGGGGACGGCGGGCCGGAAAGGGACCGGCTTCGGTGCCGGGACGGGCGCCGGGGGAGCGGTACCGCCCGGCTCCGCGTCGGAGACGGGCTCGACAGCCTGCTCGGCGTCTGCGTCGACCGTCGGCTCAACGTCTGCGTCGACAGCCGGCTCAGCGTCTGCGTCGACAGCCGGCTCGGCGTCTGCGTCGGCCGCGGGTGCGGCGTCTACGTCTGCCGCGGGCTCAGCGTCTACGTCTGCCGCGGGTGCGGCGTCTACGTCTGCCGCGGGCTCAGCATCTGCGTCGGCCGCCGGCTCGACGGCTGCCGTCGGCGTCTCCTCGCTGGGACCAGCGTCATCGCTGCTCGACGACGCGGATGCATCCGAGGCGTCGACGTCGTCGGCGCTTTCGGTCGGCTCCGCGTTCGGTGCGGGATCGTTCGTGGATGCCTCGTCGAGGACGGGCTCGGAAGTGGGGTCTGCGTGGGCAGTCACGGGTAGCACCTCATCGCGGCCTGCGCCGCCTGTGGGGGTTGGACGCGTCCAGCCTAGTACGCAGCCCCGCACGCATCTCGCGTTCTCGGCGCCGCGCCGACGCGTCAGGACGTGGGGGTCGGAGAGGGTTCGGTCGACGGGGAATCGCTCGGCACCGGTTCGGACTGCTCGGGAGCGGGCGAGGGCTCGGTCGACGTCGTCGAGGTGGGCGTCGGCTCGGGCACCGGTGCACCCGGACCGACCGTGAAGAAGAGCGTCTGGACGACGACGATGACGGCGATTGCGAGACCGCCACCGATTCCCGCGATGAGGTTGTCACGGGTGCGTCGACGGTTCTGCCCCTCATGGAAGGTCTGACGCGCCTGATACACGCGTGCCCGCTCGCGGGCTTCTCGCGATTCACGATCCTTGCCTGCCTGTGCCACGGGACCTCCTTGTTCCCGGGTGTCTCCCGGCCGGGTTGATCCTATTCACCCGTGCACGAGCTCAGCAAAACCGAGACCTCCGCCACGGCGGGGCCGCGTGTCGGCGGGCGCGACTAGCCTGGTCGAGTGACAGGTTCGGCGGCGCTCTTCCAGGGGCAGACCCCTCTCGCCGTCCGGATGCGTCCCACTTCTCTCGACGAGGTGGCAGGGCAATCTCATCTGCTGCGGCGCGGGTCGCCTCTCGTGACCCTCGCCGATCCCGACGCGACGCGGACGGCCACGTCGGTCATTTTGTGGGGACCGCCCGGCACGGGCAAGACCACCCTCGCGCAAGCGATCGCGCGGTCCTCGGGTCGACGATTCGTCGAGCTGTCCGCCGTGACGGCCGGCGTCAAAGACGTGAGGGAGGTCATGCAGGAAGCTCTCACGCAGCGTGATCTCTACGGACAGTCGACGATCCTCTTCCTCGATGAGATCCACCGCTTCACCAAGGCTCAGCAAGATGCGCTTCTCCCCGGCGTCGAGAACGGCTGGGTCGTCCTCATCGCGGCGACAACGGAGAACCCCTCCTTCTCGGTGATCTCCCCGCTCTTGTCGCGGTCGTTGCTCCTGACGCTCCGACCGCTCACCGACGACGACCTCGGCGTGCTCATCGATCGAGCCATCCACGACGCGCGCGGACTCGCCGGGTCCGTCTCGCTCGACACCGACGCGAGAGAAGCCATCATCCGGCTGGCATCCGGCGATGCGCGCCGGGCGCTCACGACGCTCGAAGCCGCCGCGTCGCTCGCGGCGGAGACACCCGACGACGCATCTACGCCGGCCATCGGTGCGGATCAGGTCGCGCAGGCCGTGGATCGCGCGCTCCTTCGTTACGACCGTCAGGGCGACGAGCACTACGACGTCATCAGTGCCTTCATCAAGTCGATCCGAGGCTCCGACGTCGATGCCGCGATGCACTACCTCGCGCGCATGATCGAAGCGGGCGAGGACCCGCGTTTCATCGCTCGGCGACTCATCATCTCCGCCGCGGAGGACATCGGACTCGCCGACCCGCACGCGCTTCCCCTCGCGGTCGCCGCCGCCGACGCCGTCCAATTCATCGGGATGCCGGAGGGCCGGATCCCGCTCGCGGAGGCGACGGCCTATCTCGCCACGACAGCGAAATCCAACGCCGCGTATCTCGCGATCGACCGCGCGATCGCCGATGTGCGCGAGGGAGGATTCGGTCGCGTGCCCAACCATCTGCGCGACGCGCACTATCCCGGTGCGAAACGTCTGGGGCATGGCAAGGGATATGTCTACCCGCATGATTCCGACATCGGGATCGTCGCGCAGCAGTACCTTCCCGACGAGCTGCGGAGCAAGCAGTACTACGAACCCAAGGGCCTCGGGACGGAACGCGATCTGCAGGCGCGTCTCGAGAAGATCCGGCGGCTGCTCAACGGAGGGTGACCCGCGATCACACCGAATCGGCGGGATGGTAGACTTGACCGGCTCGAAACGGAGTTTTCGGGCATCCCCCTCTTCTTGACCGACCTTCCGGCATGCCCCGACGTGCAGTCCGGACAGGGCGAAGAGCGGGAGATACGTCCGCGAGCCGTGATCGACACGGCCGCGTCATCGGAAGGAACACTTCGTGGCTACGAAGTCCCAGGACCGCCGCAAGGTCCGCCTCTCGCGCGCGCTCGGCGTCGCGCTCACGCCCAAGGCGGCGAAGTACCTCGAGAAGCGCCCGTACGCTCCCGGCGAGCACGGCCGTACGAAGCGCAAGCAGGACAGCGACTACGCCGTCCGTCTTCGCGAGAAGCAGCGCCTGCGCGAGCAGTACGGCATCCGCGAGAAGCAGATGCGCAACACGTTCAACGAGGCACGCCGCAAGGACGGCCTGACGGGTGAGAACCTCGTCGAGCTTCTCGAGATGCGTCTGGACGCGCTCGTCCTGCGGGCCGGTTTCGCCCGGACGACCGCGCAGGCCCGCCAGCTCGTGGTGCACCGTCACATCCTGGTCGACGGTCAGACCGTCGACCGTCCGTCGTTCCGGGTCACGCCGGGTCAGCTGATCCACGTCAAGGCCAAGAGCGAAGGCCTCGAGCCGTTCCAGGTTGCAGCGCTCGGCGGTCACGCCGACGTCCTGCCCCCGGTTCCGGGCTACATCGAGGTCGAACTCGACAAGCTGCAGGCGCGTCTCGTGCGTCGCCCCAAGCGCGCCGAGGTTCCCGTCGTCTGTGACGTCCAGCTCGTCGTCGAGTACTACGCCGCCCGATAGGGCGCCGTCATCGGCACGCACGAAGGGCGTCGGGAACACCCGGCGCCCTTCGGCGTTTCGGCCTACGATGGGAAAGCCGCGGCCAGCGGCCCAGACGAGGAGTGGTGGCATGAAGAAGTTCGTGTGGTTCGTGCTCGGCGTCGCGAGCGGCTTCGTCCTCGCGCACTTCGTCAACAAGGACCCGCGCGGGCACGAGATCCTCGCCGAAGTCGACTCGCGCATCACGGAGTTCACCGACAGGATCGGCGACGCTTACCGTGAGCAGGAGGCGAGACTCGGCGACCTCGTCGATGACGCGAAGGACGCAGCCGTCTCCGCCGCCCAGAACGCCGTCGGCGCGGCATCCGATGCCGTCGACACCGCGGCGCGCAAGCTCACCGACTGACCCACTCGACCGCACGCCCTGCGGGGATCCCGCGGCCTTTCCCGAGGAACAACACCTATATGAAGACCGCCGAGATCGCCCAGCGCTTCCTCGACTACTTCGAGAAGAACGAGCACGTCATCGTGCCGTCCGCATCGCTGGTCACGGATGATCCCGCCCTGCTGTTCACCGTCGCGGGGATGGTTCCCTTCATCCCGTATCTCAGCGGCGATGTTCCTGCGCCCTACCGCCGTGCCGCCGATGTCCAGAAGTGCCTTCGCACGCTCGACATCGAGGAAGTCGGCCACACGCCGCGGCACGGCACGTTCTTCCAGATGCTGGGCAACTGGTCGTTCGGCGATTACTTCAAGGAAGGGGCTATCCGCTTCGCGTGGGAGCTCCTGACAACACCGGATGCCGAAGGCGGCCTCGGTTTCGACCCCAAGGACTTGTGGGTCACGGTCTACGAAGAGGAC
This genomic stretch from Microbacterium sp. SLBN-146 harbors:
- a CDS encoding dioxygenase codes for the protein MAQAGKDRESREARERARVYQARQTFHEGQNRRRTRDNLIAGIGGGLAIAVIVVVQTLFFTVGPGAPVPEPTPTSTTSTEPSPAPEQSEPVPSDSPSTEPSPTPTS
- a CDS encoding replication-associated recombination protein A yields the protein MTGSAALFQGQTPLAVRMRPTSLDEVAGQSHLLRRGSPLVTLADPDATRTATSVILWGPPGTGKTTLAQAIARSSGRRFVELSAVTAGVKDVREVMQEALTQRDLYGQSTILFLDEIHRFTKAQQDALLPGVENGWVVLIAATTENPSFSVISPLLSRSLLLTLRPLTDDDLGVLIDRAIHDARGLAGSVSLDTDAREAIIRLASGDARRALTTLEAAASLAAETPDDASTPAIGADQVAQAVDRALLRYDRQGDEHYDVISAFIKSIRGSDVDAAMHYLARMIEAGEDPRFIARRLIISAAEDIGLADPHALPLAVAAADAVQFIGMPEGRIPLAEATAYLATTAKSNAAYLAIDRAIADVREGGFGRVPNHLRDAHYPGAKRLGHGKGYVYPHDSDIGIVAQQYLPDELRSKQYYEPKGLGTERDLQARLEKIRRLLNGG
- the rpsD gene encoding 30S ribosomal protein S4 → MATKSQDRRKVRLSRALGVALTPKAAKYLEKRPYAPGEHGRTKRKQDSDYAVRLREKQRLREQYGIREKQMRNTFNEARRKDGLTGENLVELLEMRLDALVLRAGFARTTAQARQLVVHRHILVDGQTVDRPSFRVTPGQLIHVKAKSEGLEPFQVAALGGHADVLPPVPGYIEVELDKLQARLVRRPKRAEVPVVCDVQLVVEYYAAR
- a CDS encoding ATPase, giving the protein MKKFVWFVLGVASGFVLAHFVNKDPRGHEILAEVDSRITEFTDRIGDAYREQEARLGDLVDDAKDAAVSAAQNAVGAASDAVDTAARKLTD